A window of the Motacilla alba alba isolate MOTALB_02 chromosome 26, Motacilla_alba_V1.0_pri, whole genome shotgun sequence genome harbors these coding sequences:
- the PPFIA4 gene encoding liprin-alpha-4 isoform X3 has product MMCEVMPTISEGDPLGPPQGSEADADFEQLMVNMLDERDKLLDTLRETRETLAVTQSRLQETLRERDQLQRQLNSALPQEFATLTRELSACREQLLEREEEISELKAERNNTRLLLEHLECLVSRHERSLRMTVVKRQAQSPSGVSSEVEVLKALKSLFEHHKALDEKVRERLRAALERVATLEEQLVDAHRQVAALQQGSAREPAAGERDEREPKEPAPKLPWKRLSNGSVHPDDEAGRVVELQELLEKQNFEVVQAKERISALAASVAELEEDLGTARKDLIKSEEMSSKYQRDLREALAQKEDMEERITTLEKRYLAAQREATSIHDLNDKLENELANKESLHRQCEEKARHLQELLELAEQKLQQTMRKAETLPEVEAELAQRIAALTKAEERHGSIEEHLRQLESQLEEKNQELARARQREKMNEEHNKRLSDTVDRLLSESNERLQLHLKERMAALEEKNTLLQELENTQKQIEEHQHDKRRLSDEIEKLRLEVDQLKTRSGTFVESVHTRSHMGSTTDLRFPLGAVVHAPAEPFGAAPGLPRAQKGRFSARREEPAKDWEQAQAGGVLATGPHAFDSDPDISDVDEDDRETLFSSMDVLSPGGHSDAQTLAMMLQEQLDAINEEIRMIQEEKESTELRAEELETRVTSGSMEGLNLTQLCKRASIPTSLTALSLASSSPPLSGRSTPKLSSRSAAQDLDRMGIMTLSPAARDESREDKTTIKCETSPPSSPRTLRLEKLGHPALSQEDGRSSLEDQASNPSSSQDSLHKGSKRKGIKSSIGRLFGKKEKGRFNQLSREGATGQVLLTDVEGGIQDPLGLGKLGAQAEKDRRLRKKHELLEEARRKGLPFAHWDGPTVVSWLELWVGMPAWYVAACRANVKSGAIMSALSDTEIQREIGISNALHRLKLRLAIQEMVSLTSPSAPPTSRTSSGNVWVTHEEMENMATSTKTDTEEGSWAQTLAYGDMNHEWIGNEWLPSLGLPQYRSYFMECLVDARMLDHLTKKDLRVHLKMVDSFHRTSLQYGIMCLKRLNYDRKELERRREETQHEIKDVLVWTNDQVIHWIQSIGLREYGNNLVESGVHGALLALDENFDHNSLALVLQIPTQNTQARQVLEREFNNLLALGTDRRLDDGDDKTFRRTPSWRKRFRPRDVHSINLLSGSAETLPAGFRVTSLVPLPPPAAPAKKMPPEVSASGSPRLETSTVRTYSC; this is encoded by the exons gagTTTGCGACGCTGACGCGGGAGCTCAGTGCCTGccgggagcagctcctggagagggaggaggagatcTCAGAGCTGAAAGCTGAGCGCAACAACACCCGG ctcctgctggagcaccTGGAGTGCCTGGTGTCACGGCATGAGCGCTCCCTCAGGATGACCGTGGTCAAACGGCAGGCCCAGTCACCATCTGGGGTGTCCAGTGAGGTCGAGGTGCTCAAGGCACTCAAGTCACTCTTTGAGCATCACAAGGCGCTGGATGAAAAG GTGAGGGAACGCCTGCGAGCAGCCTTGGAACGAGTGGCCACCTTGGAGGAGCAGCTCGTGGACGCCCATCGGCAG gtggcagctctgcagcaaggcTCTGCCCGGGAGCCTGCGGCGGGCGAGCGCGATGAGAGGGAGCCCAAGGAACCTGCACCAAAGCTTCCATGGAAG CGTCTCTCCAATGGCTCCGTCCACCCGGATGATGAGGCTGGGCGGgtggtggagctgcaggagctcctggagaagcAGAATTTTGAAGTGGTCCAGGCCAAGGAGCGAATCTCTGCCTTGGCTGCCAGCGTGGCCGAGCTGGAGGAGGatctgggcactgccaggaagGATCTGATCAAATCTGAGGAAATGAGCAGCAAGTACCAGAGAGACCTCCGAGAG gccctggcacagaagGAGGACATGGAGGAGAGGATCACCACACTGGAGAAACGGTACCTGGCAGCCCAACGAGAGGCCACCTCCATCCATGACCTCAATGACAAACTGGAGAATGAGTTGGCCAACAAGGAGTCCCTGCACCGCCAG TGCGAGGAGAAGGCGCGGCACCTGCAGGAGTTGCTGGAGCTGGCggagcagaagctgcagcagacaATGAGGAAGGCAGAGACGCTGCCCGAGGTGGAAGCGGAGCTGGCCCAGCGCATTGCTGCGCTCACCAAG gcagaagagaGGCACGGGAGCATCGAGGAGCACCTCCGGCAGCTGGAGAGtcagctggaggagaagaaCCAGGAGCTGGCCAGG GCGCGGCAGAGGGAGAAGATGAACGAGGAGCACAACAAGCGGCTCTCAGACACCGTGGATCGGCTGCTGAGCGAGTCCAACGAGcggctgcagctgcacctcaAGGAGAGGATGGCAGCCTTGGAGGAGAAG AATACATTGTTGCAAGAGCTGGAAAATACCCAAAAGCAGATAGAGGAACACCAGCATGACAAG CGGCGTTTGTCCGATGAGATCGAAAAGCTGAGGCTGGAGGTGGATCAGCTCAAGACCAGGAGTGGGACATTTGTGGAGAGTGTGCACACCAG GTCTCACATGGGCAGTACCACTGACCTGCGCTTCCCGCTGGGAGCTGTGGTCCACGCCCCGGCCGAGCCCTTCGGAGCAgctccggggctgccccgggcacAGAAGGGACGATTCAGTGCCCGGAGAGAGGAGCCAGCCAAG GACTGGGAGCAGGCCCAGGCAGGTGGGGTCCTGGCCACGGGGCCTCACGCCTTCGACAGCGACCCCGACATCTCTGACGTGGACGAGGATGACCGTGAGACGCTGTTCAGCTCCATGGATGTGCTCTCTCCTGGTGGCCACTCAGATGCCCAGACATTGGCCATgatgctccaggagcagctggatgccATCAATGAAGAGATCAG gatgatccaggaggagaaggagtCCACGGAGCTCcgtgcagaggagctggagacGCGAGTCACGAGTGGCAGCATGGAGGGCCTTAACCTCACCCAACTGTGCAAGAGGGCCTCCATCCCCACGTCACTgacagccctgtccctggcCAGCTCGTCCCCCCCACTCAGCGGCCGCTCCACGCCCAAGCTCAGCTCCCGCAGCGCCGCGCAGGACCTGGACCGCATGGGGATCATGACGTTG TCACCCGCAGCTCGGGACGAGAGCCGGGAGGACAAAACCACCATCAAGTGTGAGACATCCCCACCCTCTTCACCCAGGACACTGCGGCTGGAGAAGCTGGGTCACCCTGCTCTGAGTCAAGAGGATGGCAGGAG CTCACTGGAGGACCAGGCCAGcaatcccagcagcagccaggactcCTTGCACAAGGGCTCCAAGAGGAAGGGGATCAAATCCTCCATTGGGCGCCTGTttgggaagaaagagaagggtCGTTTTAACCAGCTGAGCAGAGAAGGGGCCACAGGGCAGG TGCTGCTGACTGACGTGGAGGGGGGCATCCAGGACCCCCTGGGACTGGGCAAGCTGGGGGCTCAGGCTGAGAAGGATCGGCGCCTACGGAAGAA GCATGAACTTCTGGAAGAGGCTCGGAGGAAAGGATTGCCCTTTGCCCACTGGGACGGCCCCACTGTTGTGTCCTGGCTGGAG ctctgggtgggGATGCCAGCCTGGTACGTGGCCGCGTGCCGGGCCAACGTCAAGAGCGGGGCCATCATGTCGGCCCTGTCGGACACCGAGATCCAGCGCGAGATCGGCATCAGCAACGCCCTGCACCGCCTCAAGCTGCGCCTGGCCATCCAGGAGATGGTGTCCCTCACCAGCCCCTCAGCGCCGCCCACGTCCCGCACG TCCTCTGGAAATGTCTGGGTCACCCACGAGGAGATGGAGAACATGGCAACTTCCACTAAGACG GACACAGAGGaaggcagctgggcacag ACCTTGGCCTATGGGGACATGAACCACGAGTGGATTGGGAACGAGTGGCTGCCCAGCCTGGGTCTGCCCCAGTACCGCAGCTACTTCATGGAATGCCTGGTGGACGCGCGCATGCTGGACCACCTCACCAAGAAGGACCTGAGGGTGCACCTGAAGATGGTGGACAGCTTCCACCG CACCAGCCTCCAGTACGGCATCATGTGTCTCAAGAGGCTCAACTACGACCGCAAAGAGCTTGAGAGGAGGCGAGAGGAGACCCAGCATGAAATCAAAG ATGTGTTGGTGTGGACCAATGACCAGGTCATTCACTGGATCCAGTCCATTGGGCTGCGCGAGTACGGGAACAACCTGGTGGAGAGTGGTGTGCACGGGGCCCTGCTGGCCCTCGATGAAAACTTTGACCACAACAGCCTGGCCCTTGTGCTGCAGATCCCCACTCAGAACACCCAG GCTCGACAAGTGCTGGAGAGGGAGTTCAACAACCTACTTGCCTTGGGCACGGACCGGAGGCTGGATGAT GGCGATGACAAAACCTTCCGTCGGACGCCGTCCTGGCGCAAGCGCTTCCGCCCACGGGACGTGCACAGCATCAACCTCCTCAGCGGCTCTGCTGAGACCCTCCCCGCTGGCTTCCGTGTCACCAGCCTCGTGCCACTgccccctccagctgctccagccaagAAAATGCCCCCGGAAG TCAGTGCCTCCGGGTCCCCAAGGCTGGAGACCTCCACGGTCCGGACATACTCGTGCTGA
- the PPFIA4 gene encoding liprin-alpha-4 isoform X1, with product MMCEVMPTISEGDPLGPPQGSEADADFEQLMVNMLDERDKLLDTLRETRETLAVTQSRLQETLRERDQLQRQLNSALPQEFATLTRELSACREQLLEREEEISELKAERNNTRLLLEHLECLVSRHERSLRMTVVKRQAQSPSGVSSEVEVLKALKSLFEHHKALDEKVRERLRAALERVATLEEQLVDAHRQVAALQQGSAREPAAGERDEREPKEPAPKLPWKRLSNGSVHPDDEAGRVVELQELLEKQNFEVVQAKERISALAASVAELEEDLGTARKDLIKSEEMSSKYQRDLREALAQKEDMEERITTLEKRYLAAQREATSIHDLNDKLENELANKESLHRQCEEKARHLQELLELAEQKLQQTMRKAETLPEVEAELAQRIAALTKAEERHGSIEEHLRQLESQLEEKNQELARARQREKMNEEHNKRLSDTVDRLLSESNERLQLHLKERMAALEEKNTLLQELENTQKQIEEHQHDKRRLSDEIEKLRLEVDQLKTRSGTFVESVHTRSHMGSTTDLRFPLGAVVHAPAEPFGAAPGLPRAQKGRFSARREEPAKDWEQAQAGGVLATGPHAFDSDPDISDVDEDDRETLFSSMDVLSPGGHSDAQTLAMMLQEQLDAINEEIRMIQEEKESTELRAEELETRVTSGSMEGLNLTQLCKRASIPTSLTALSLASSSPPLSGRSTPKLSSRSAAQDLDRMGIMTLPSDLRKHRRKLLSPAARDESREDKTTIKCETSPPSSPRTLRLEKLGHPALSQEDGRSSLEDQASNPSSSQDSLHKGSKRKGIKSSIGRLFGKKEKGRFNQLSREGATGQVLLTDVEGGIQDPLGLGKLGAQAEKDRRLRKKHELLEEARRKGLPFAHWDGPTVVSWLELWVGMPAWYVAACRANVKSGAIMSALSDTEIQREIGISNALHRLKLRLAIQEMVSLTSPSAPPTSRTSSGNVWVTHEEMENMATSTKTDTEEGSWAQTLAYGDMNHEWIGNEWLPSLGLPQYRSYFMECLVDARMLDHLTKKDLRVHLKMVDSFHRTSLQYGIMCLKRLNYDRKELERRREETQHEIKDVLVWTNDQVIHWIQSIGLREYGNNLVESGVHGALLALDENFDHNSLALVLQIPTQNTQARQVLEREFNNLLALGTDRRLDDGDDKTFRRTPSWRKRFRPRDVHSINLLSGSAETLPAGFRVTSLVPLPPPAAPAKKMPPEVSASGSPRLETSTVRTYSC from the exons gagTTTGCGACGCTGACGCGGGAGCTCAGTGCCTGccgggagcagctcctggagagggaggaggagatcTCAGAGCTGAAAGCTGAGCGCAACAACACCCGG ctcctgctggagcaccTGGAGTGCCTGGTGTCACGGCATGAGCGCTCCCTCAGGATGACCGTGGTCAAACGGCAGGCCCAGTCACCATCTGGGGTGTCCAGTGAGGTCGAGGTGCTCAAGGCACTCAAGTCACTCTTTGAGCATCACAAGGCGCTGGATGAAAAG GTGAGGGAACGCCTGCGAGCAGCCTTGGAACGAGTGGCCACCTTGGAGGAGCAGCTCGTGGACGCCCATCGGCAG gtggcagctctgcagcaaggcTCTGCCCGGGAGCCTGCGGCGGGCGAGCGCGATGAGAGGGAGCCCAAGGAACCTGCACCAAAGCTTCCATGGAAG CGTCTCTCCAATGGCTCCGTCCACCCGGATGATGAGGCTGGGCGGgtggtggagctgcaggagctcctggagaagcAGAATTTTGAAGTGGTCCAGGCCAAGGAGCGAATCTCTGCCTTGGCTGCCAGCGTGGCCGAGCTGGAGGAGGatctgggcactgccaggaagGATCTGATCAAATCTGAGGAAATGAGCAGCAAGTACCAGAGAGACCTCCGAGAG gccctggcacagaagGAGGACATGGAGGAGAGGATCACCACACTGGAGAAACGGTACCTGGCAGCCCAACGAGAGGCCACCTCCATCCATGACCTCAATGACAAACTGGAGAATGAGTTGGCCAACAAGGAGTCCCTGCACCGCCAG TGCGAGGAGAAGGCGCGGCACCTGCAGGAGTTGCTGGAGCTGGCggagcagaagctgcagcagacaATGAGGAAGGCAGAGACGCTGCCCGAGGTGGAAGCGGAGCTGGCCCAGCGCATTGCTGCGCTCACCAAG gcagaagagaGGCACGGGAGCATCGAGGAGCACCTCCGGCAGCTGGAGAGtcagctggaggagaagaaCCAGGAGCTGGCCAGG GCGCGGCAGAGGGAGAAGATGAACGAGGAGCACAACAAGCGGCTCTCAGACACCGTGGATCGGCTGCTGAGCGAGTCCAACGAGcggctgcagctgcacctcaAGGAGAGGATGGCAGCCTTGGAGGAGAAG AATACATTGTTGCAAGAGCTGGAAAATACCCAAAAGCAGATAGAGGAACACCAGCATGACAAG CGGCGTTTGTCCGATGAGATCGAAAAGCTGAGGCTGGAGGTGGATCAGCTCAAGACCAGGAGTGGGACATTTGTGGAGAGTGTGCACACCAG GTCTCACATGGGCAGTACCACTGACCTGCGCTTCCCGCTGGGAGCTGTGGTCCACGCCCCGGCCGAGCCCTTCGGAGCAgctccggggctgccccgggcacAGAAGGGACGATTCAGTGCCCGGAGAGAGGAGCCAGCCAAG GACTGGGAGCAGGCCCAGGCAGGTGGGGTCCTGGCCACGGGGCCTCACGCCTTCGACAGCGACCCCGACATCTCTGACGTGGACGAGGATGACCGTGAGACGCTGTTCAGCTCCATGGATGTGCTCTCTCCTGGTGGCCACTCAGATGCCCAGACATTGGCCATgatgctccaggagcagctggatgccATCAATGAAGAGATCAG gatgatccaggaggagaaggagtCCACGGAGCTCcgtgcagaggagctggagacGCGAGTCACGAGTGGCAGCATGGAGGGCCTTAACCTCACCCAACTGTGCAAGAGGGCCTCCATCCCCACGTCACTgacagccctgtccctggcCAGCTCGTCCCCCCCACTCAGCGGCCGCTCCACGCCCAAGCTCAGCTCCCGCAGCGCCGCGCAGGACCTGGACCGCATGGGGATCATGACGTTG CCCAGCGACTTGAGGAAGCACCGGAGGAAACTGCTA TCACCCGCAGCTCGGGACGAGAGCCGGGAGGACAAAACCACCATCAAGTGTGAGACATCCCCACCCTCTTCACCCAGGACACTGCGGCTGGAGAAGCTGGGTCACCCTGCTCTGAGTCAAGAGGATGGCAGGAG CTCACTGGAGGACCAGGCCAGcaatcccagcagcagccaggactcCTTGCACAAGGGCTCCAAGAGGAAGGGGATCAAATCCTCCATTGGGCGCCTGTttgggaagaaagagaagggtCGTTTTAACCAGCTGAGCAGAGAAGGGGCCACAGGGCAGG TGCTGCTGACTGACGTGGAGGGGGGCATCCAGGACCCCCTGGGACTGGGCAAGCTGGGGGCTCAGGCTGAGAAGGATCGGCGCCTACGGAAGAA GCATGAACTTCTGGAAGAGGCTCGGAGGAAAGGATTGCCCTTTGCCCACTGGGACGGCCCCACTGTTGTGTCCTGGCTGGAG ctctgggtgggGATGCCAGCCTGGTACGTGGCCGCGTGCCGGGCCAACGTCAAGAGCGGGGCCATCATGTCGGCCCTGTCGGACACCGAGATCCAGCGCGAGATCGGCATCAGCAACGCCCTGCACCGCCTCAAGCTGCGCCTGGCCATCCAGGAGATGGTGTCCCTCACCAGCCCCTCAGCGCCGCCCACGTCCCGCACG TCCTCTGGAAATGTCTGGGTCACCCACGAGGAGATGGAGAACATGGCAACTTCCACTAAGACG GACACAGAGGaaggcagctgggcacag ACCTTGGCCTATGGGGACATGAACCACGAGTGGATTGGGAACGAGTGGCTGCCCAGCCTGGGTCTGCCCCAGTACCGCAGCTACTTCATGGAATGCCTGGTGGACGCGCGCATGCTGGACCACCTCACCAAGAAGGACCTGAGGGTGCACCTGAAGATGGTGGACAGCTTCCACCG CACCAGCCTCCAGTACGGCATCATGTGTCTCAAGAGGCTCAACTACGACCGCAAAGAGCTTGAGAGGAGGCGAGAGGAGACCCAGCATGAAATCAAAG ATGTGTTGGTGTGGACCAATGACCAGGTCATTCACTGGATCCAGTCCATTGGGCTGCGCGAGTACGGGAACAACCTGGTGGAGAGTGGTGTGCACGGGGCCCTGCTGGCCCTCGATGAAAACTTTGACCACAACAGCCTGGCCCTTGTGCTGCAGATCCCCACTCAGAACACCCAG GCTCGACAAGTGCTGGAGAGGGAGTTCAACAACCTACTTGCCTTGGGCACGGACCGGAGGCTGGATGAT GGCGATGACAAAACCTTCCGTCGGACGCCGTCCTGGCGCAAGCGCTTCCGCCCACGGGACGTGCACAGCATCAACCTCCTCAGCGGCTCTGCTGAGACCCTCCCCGCTGGCTTCCGTGTCACCAGCCTCGTGCCACTgccccctccagctgctccagccaagAAAATGCCCCCGGAAG TCAGTGCCTCCGGGTCCCCAAGGCTGGAGACCTCCACGGTCCGGACATACTCGTGCTGA
- the PPFIA4 gene encoding liprin-alpha-4 isoform X5 — translation MNTGSKSRGAHLPNGINPSMCMYQEFATLTRELSACREQLLEREEEISELKAERNNTRLLLEHLECLVSRHERSLRMTVVKRQAQSPSGVSSEVEVLKALKSLFEHHKALDEKVRERLRAALERVATLEEQLVDAHRQVAALQQGSAREPAAGERDEREPKEPAPKLPWKRLSNGSVHPDDEAGRVVELQELLEKQNFEVVQAKERISALAASVAELEEDLGTARKDLIKSEEMSSKYQRDLREALAQKEDMEERITTLEKRYLAAQREATSIHDLNDKLENELANKESLHRQCEEKARHLQELLELAEQKLQQTMRKAETLPEVEAELAQRIAALTKAEERHGSIEEHLRQLESQLEEKNQELARARQREKMNEEHNKRLSDTVDRLLSESNERLQLHLKERMAALEEKNTLLQELENTQKQIEEHQHDKRRLSDEIEKLRLEVDQLKTRSGTFVESVHTRSHMGSTTDLRFPLGAVVHAPAEPFGAAPGLPRAQKGRFSARREEPAKDWEQAQAGGVLATGPHAFDSDPDISDVDEDDRETLFSSMDVLSPGGHSDAQTLAMMLQEQLDAINEEIRMIQEEKESTELRAEELETRVTSGSMEGLNLTQLCKRASIPTSLTALSLASSSPPLSGRSTPKLSSRSAAQDLDRMGIMTLPSDLRKHRRKLLSPAARDESREDKTTIKCETSPPSSPRTLRLEKLGHPALSQEDGRSSLEDQASNPSSSQDSLHKGSKRKGIKSSIGRLFGKKEKGRFNQLSREGATGQVLLTDVEGGIQDPLGLGKLGAQAEKDRRLRKKHELLEEARRKGLPFAHWDGPTVVSWLELWVGMPAWYVAACRANVKSGAIMSALSDTEIQREIGISNALHRLKLRLAIQEMVSLTSPSAPPTSRTSSGNVWVTHEEMENMATSTKTDTEEGSWAQTLAYGDMNHEWIGNEWLPSLGLPQYRSYFMECLVDARMLDHLTKKDLRVHLKMVDSFHRTSLQYGIMCLKRLNYDRKELERRREETQHEIKDVLVWTNDQVIHWIQSIGLREYGNNLVESGVHGALLALDENFDHNSLALVLQIPTQNTQARQVLEREFNNLLALGTDRRLDDGDDKTFRRTPSWRKRFRPRDVHSINLLSGSAETLPAGFRVTSLVPLPPPAAPAKKMPPEVSASGSPRLETSTVRTYSC, via the exons gagTTTGCGACGCTGACGCGGGAGCTCAGTGCCTGccgggagcagctcctggagagggaggaggagatcTCAGAGCTGAAAGCTGAGCGCAACAACACCCGG ctcctgctggagcaccTGGAGTGCCTGGTGTCACGGCATGAGCGCTCCCTCAGGATGACCGTGGTCAAACGGCAGGCCCAGTCACCATCTGGGGTGTCCAGTGAGGTCGAGGTGCTCAAGGCACTCAAGTCACTCTTTGAGCATCACAAGGCGCTGGATGAAAAG GTGAGGGAACGCCTGCGAGCAGCCTTGGAACGAGTGGCCACCTTGGAGGAGCAGCTCGTGGACGCCCATCGGCAG gtggcagctctgcagcaaggcTCTGCCCGGGAGCCTGCGGCGGGCGAGCGCGATGAGAGGGAGCCCAAGGAACCTGCACCAAAGCTTCCATGGAAG CGTCTCTCCAATGGCTCCGTCCACCCGGATGATGAGGCTGGGCGGgtggtggagctgcaggagctcctggagaagcAGAATTTTGAAGTGGTCCAGGCCAAGGAGCGAATCTCTGCCTTGGCTGCCAGCGTGGCCGAGCTGGAGGAGGatctgggcactgccaggaagGATCTGATCAAATCTGAGGAAATGAGCAGCAAGTACCAGAGAGACCTCCGAGAG gccctggcacagaagGAGGACATGGAGGAGAGGATCACCACACTGGAGAAACGGTACCTGGCAGCCCAACGAGAGGCCACCTCCATCCATGACCTCAATGACAAACTGGAGAATGAGTTGGCCAACAAGGAGTCCCTGCACCGCCAG TGCGAGGAGAAGGCGCGGCACCTGCAGGAGTTGCTGGAGCTGGCggagcagaagctgcagcagacaATGAGGAAGGCAGAGACGCTGCCCGAGGTGGAAGCGGAGCTGGCCCAGCGCATTGCTGCGCTCACCAAG gcagaagagaGGCACGGGAGCATCGAGGAGCACCTCCGGCAGCTGGAGAGtcagctggaggagaagaaCCAGGAGCTGGCCAGG GCGCGGCAGAGGGAGAAGATGAACGAGGAGCACAACAAGCGGCTCTCAGACACCGTGGATCGGCTGCTGAGCGAGTCCAACGAGcggctgcagctgcacctcaAGGAGAGGATGGCAGCCTTGGAGGAGAAG AATACATTGTTGCAAGAGCTGGAAAATACCCAAAAGCAGATAGAGGAACACCAGCATGACAAG CGGCGTTTGTCCGATGAGATCGAAAAGCTGAGGCTGGAGGTGGATCAGCTCAAGACCAGGAGTGGGACATTTGTGGAGAGTGTGCACACCAG GTCTCACATGGGCAGTACCACTGACCTGCGCTTCCCGCTGGGAGCTGTGGTCCACGCCCCGGCCGAGCCCTTCGGAGCAgctccggggctgccccgggcacAGAAGGGACGATTCAGTGCCCGGAGAGAGGAGCCAGCCAAG GACTGGGAGCAGGCCCAGGCAGGTGGGGTCCTGGCCACGGGGCCTCACGCCTTCGACAGCGACCCCGACATCTCTGACGTGGACGAGGATGACCGTGAGACGCTGTTCAGCTCCATGGATGTGCTCTCTCCTGGTGGCCACTCAGATGCCCAGACATTGGCCATgatgctccaggagcagctggatgccATCAATGAAGAGATCAG gatgatccaggaggagaaggagtCCACGGAGCTCcgtgcagaggagctggagacGCGAGTCACGAGTGGCAGCATGGAGGGCCTTAACCTCACCCAACTGTGCAAGAGGGCCTCCATCCCCACGTCACTgacagccctgtccctggcCAGCTCGTCCCCCCCACTCAGCGGCCGCTCCACGCCCAAGCTCAGCTCCCGCAGCGCCGCGCAGGACCTGGACCGCATGGGGATCATGACGTTG CCCAGCGACTTGAGGAAGCACCGGAGGAAACTGCTA TCACCCGCAGCTCGGGACGAGAGCCGGGAGGACAAAACCACCATCAAGTGTGAGACATCCCCACCCTCTTCACCCAGGACACTGCGGCTGGAGAAGCTGGGTCACCCTGCTCTGAGTCAAGAGGATGGCAGGAG CTCACTGGAGGACCAGGCCAGcaatcccagcagcagccaggactcCTTGCACAAGGGCTCCAAGAGGAAGGGGATCAAATCCTCCATTGGGCGCCTGTttgggaagaaagagaagggtCGTTTTAACCAGCTGAGCAGAGAAGGGGCCACAGGGCAGG TGCTGCTGACTGACGTGGAGGGGGGCATCCAGGACCCCCTGGGACTGGGCAAGCTGGGGGCTCAGGCTGAGAAGGATCGGCGCCTACGGAAGAA GCATGAACTTCTGGAAGAGGCTCGGAGGAAAGGATTGCCCTTTGCCCACTGGGACGGCCCCACTGTTGTGTCCTGGCTGGAG ctctgggtgggGATGCCAGCCTGGTACGTGGCCGCGTGCCGGGCCAACGTCAAGAGCGGGGCCATCATGTCGGCCCTGTCGGACACCGAGATCCAGCGCGAGATCGGCATCAGCAACGCCCTGCACCGCCTCAAGCTGCGCCTGGCCATCCAGGAGATGGTGTCCCTCACCAGCCCCTCAGCGCCGCCCACGTCCCGCACG TCCTCTGGAAATGTCTGGGTCACCCACGAGGAGATGGAGAACATGGCAACTTCCACTAAGACG GACACAGAGGaaggcagctgggcacag ACCTTGGCCTATGGGGACATGAACCACGAGTGGATTGGGAACGAGTGGCTGCCCAGCCTGGGTCTGCCCCAGTACCGCAGCTACTTCATGGAATGCCTGGTGGACGCGCGCATGCTGGACCACCTCACCAAGAAGGACCTGAGGGTGCACCTGAAGATGGTGGACAGCTTCCACCG CACCAGCCTCCAGTACGGCATCATGTGTCTCAAGAGGCTCAACTACGACCGCAAAGAGCTTGAGAGGAGGCGAGAGGAGACCCAGCATGAAATCAAAG ATGTGTTGGTGTGGACCAATGACCAGGTCATTCACTGGATCCAGTCCATTGGGCTGCGCGAGTACGGGAACAACCTGGTGGAGAGTGGTGTGCACGGGGCCCTGCTGGCCCTCGATGAAAACTTTGACCACAACAGCCTGGCCCTTGTGCTGCAGATCCCCACTCAGAACACCCAG GCTCGACAAGTGCTGGAGAGGGAGTTCAACAACCTACTTGCCTTGGGCACGGACCGGAGGCTGGATGAT GGCGATGACAAAACCTTCCGTCGGACGCCGTCCTGGCGCAAGCGCTTCCGCCCACGGGACGTGCACAGCATCAACCTCCTCAGCGGCTCTGCTGAGACCCTCCCCGCTGGCTTCCGTGTCACCAGCCTCGTGCCACTgccccctccagctgctccagccaagAAAATGCCCCCGGAAG TCAGTGCCTCCGGGTCCCCAAGGCTGGAGACCTCCACGGTCCGGACATACTCGTGCTGA